A window from Polyodon spathula isolate WHYD16114869_AA chromosome 28, ASM1765450v1, whole genome shotgun sequence encodes these proteins:
- the stk17al gene encoding serine/threonine kinase 17a like isoform X1, with product MNLNLPCSICKTLRMGKFAVVKKCVEKATGNEHAAKFLRKRRKGEDCRMDIINEIAILEMAKSNPYVVALHEVYETTSEIILVLEYAAGGEIFNQCVADNDEAFTEKDVIRLVRQILHGVAFLHRSNVVHLDLKPQNILLTSVRPLGDIRIVDFGLSRRMDNVREVREILGTPEYVAPEILNYEPIRIATDMWSIGVLTYVMLTGESPFLGDDKQQTFLNISQVNVNYSQDVFEGVSDLAVDFIKSLLIKNPRKRATAEDCLKHPWLCPHPTILEALLETEVRRSESEPESPDSAEELVLQASYTICTTQSDLQVFRKTFKFEESLPEIQQELVC from the exons ATGAACTTGAACTTGCCCTGTTCCATCTGCAAAACATTAAGGAT GGGGAAATTTGCCGTTGTGAAGAAGTGTGTCGAAAAGGCAACGGGCAACGAGCACGCAGCTAAATTCTTACGGAAGCGGCGAAAGGGCGAGGACTGCCGAATGGACATCATCAATGAGATCGCCATCCTGGAAATGGCAAAGTCCAACCCTTATGTGGTGGCCCTGCACGAAGTCTACGAGACCACTTCTGAGATCATACTGGTCCTGGAATA CGCCGCTGGTGGCGAGATCTTCAATCAGTGTGTGGCAGACAACGATGAGGCCTTCACAGAGAAAGACGTGATCCGATTGGTCAGGCAGATTCTGCATGGCGTGGCCTTCTTGCACCGCAGTAACGTGGTCCACCTCGATCTCAAG CCTCAGAACATCCTTCTGACCAGCGTCCGACCCCTGGGGGACATCAGGATTGTGGACTTTGGTCTGTCCAGGAGGATGGACAATGTGAGAGAGGTCCGAGAGATCTTGGGCACTCCTGAATATGTAG ctccAGAAATCTTAAACTACGAGCCAATTCGTATAGCAACGGACATGTG GAGTATCGGTGTGCTGACGTATGTCATGTTGACTGGAGAATCTCCCTTCCTGGGCGACGACAAGCAGCAAACCTTTCTCAACATCTCCCAGGTGAACGTCAACTACTCCCAGGACGTGTTCGAGGGCGTGTCCGACCTGGCCGTGGACTTCATCAAATCTCTGCTCATCAAGAACCCCAG AAAGAGGGCTACAGCTGAAGACTGCCTGAAACACCCTTGGCTGTGCCCACACCCCACTATCCTGGAGGCCCTTTTGGAAACGGAGGTCAGGCGGTCCGAGTCGGAGCCCGAGAGCCCTGATTCAGCCGAGGAGCTGGTCCTGCAGGCCTCCTACACCATCTGCACCACCCAAAGTGACCTGCAGGTCTTCCGCAAGACCTTCAAATTCGAAGAGTCTTTACCGGAGATCCAGCAAGAACTGGTCTgctga
- the stk17al gene encoding serine/threonine kinase 17a like isoform X2, translated as MMNRNGMVSKIQTRIRTDSFKNNYDLVGKELGRGKFAVVKKCVEKATGNEHAAKFLRKRRKGEDCRMDIINEIAILEMAKSNPYVVALHEVYETTSEIILVLEYAAGGEIFNQCVADNDEAFTEKDVIRLVRQILHGVAFLHRSNVVHLDLKPQNILLTSVRPLGDIRIVDFGLSRRMDNVREVREILGTPEYVAPEILNYEPIRIATDMWSIGVLTYVMLTGESPFLGDDKQQTFLNISQVNVNYSQDVFEGVSDLAVDFIKSLLIKNPRKRATAEDCLKHPWLCPHPTILEALLETEVRRSESEPESPDSAEELVLQASYTICTTQSDLQVFRKTFKFEESLPEIQQELVC; from the exons GGGGAAATTTGCCGTTGTGAAGAAGTGTGTCGAAAAGGCAACGGGCAACGAGCACGCAGCTAAATTCTTACGGAAGCGGCGAAAGGGCGAGGACTGCCGAATGGACATCATCAATGAGATCGCCATCCTGGAAATGGCAAAGTCCAACCCTTATGTGGTGGCCCTGCACGAAGTCTACGAGACCACTTCTGAGATCATACTGGTCCTGGAATA CGCCGCTGGTGGCGAGATCTTCAATCAGTGTGTGGCAGACAACGATGAGGCCTTCACAGAGAAAGACGTGATCCGATTGGTCAGGCAGATTCTGCATGGCGTGGCCTTCTTGCACCGCAGTAACGTGGTCCACCTCGATCTCAAG CCTCAGAACATCCTTCTGACCAGCGTCCGACCCCTGGGGGACATCAGGATTGTGGACTTTGGTCTGTCCAGGAGGATGGACAATGTGAGAGAGGTCCGAGAGATCTTGGGCACTCCTGAATATGTAG ctccAGAAATCTTAAACTACGAGCCAATTCGTATAGCAACGGACATGTG GAGTATCGGTGTGCTGACGTATGTCATGTTGACTGGAGAATCTCCCTTCCTGGGCGACGACAAGCAGCAAACCTTTCTCAACATCTCCCAGGTGAACGTCAACTACTCCCAGGACGTGTTCGAGGGCGTGTCCGACCTGGCCGTGGACTTCATCAAATCTCTGCTCATCAAGAACCCCAG AAAGAGGGCTACAGCTGAAGACTGCCTGAAACACCCTTGGCTGTGCCCACACCCCACTATCCTGGAGGCCCTTTTGGAAACGGAGGTCAGGCGGTCCGAGTCGGAGCCCGAGAGCCCTGATTCAGCCGAGGAGCTGGTCCTGCAGGCCTCCTACACCATCTGCACCACCCAAAGTGACCTGCAGGTCTTCCGCAAGACCTTCAAATTCGAAGAGTCTTTACCGGAGATCCAGCAAGAACTGGTCTgctga